One Dehalococcoidia bacterium genomic region harbors:
- the nuoK gene encoding NADH-quinone oxidoreductase subunit NuoK codes for MTLLHFQLLSALLFCVGLYGVLARRSSVLVLMAIELMLNAVNVYVIAVASYGKASVATGQVIAIFVITIAAAEVGLALAIVMRLYRRRDSVNTDEITEMKG; via the coding sequence GTGACATTACTTCATTTCCAGTTGCTCAGTGCACTCTTATTTTGCGTTGGATTGTATGGGGTGTTGGCTAGGCGCAGTAGCGTTCTTGTATTAATGGCCATAGAGCTGATGCTTAATGCGGTCAATGTATACGTAATAGCGGTTGCATCGTATGGCAAAGCGAGCGTTGCGACCGGTCAAGTAATTGCTATTTTTGTTATTACAATTGCCGCTGCCGAGGTGGGTCTTGCCCTCGCTATAGTTATGCGACTCTATCGAAGGCGTGATTCTGTAAACACCGATGAAATTACAGAGATGAAGGGATAA
- a CDS encoding NADH-quinone oxidoreductase subunit J produces MTQLAFYLAAAVTLFSAIGVVSARNVVHAALFLLLSLAGVAGLFVLLYAEFLALVQILIYGGAVTIVILFALMLTKNEEFENQSDNRRRPFALAAALILFLFMAFAFVTDAEKFQSENLQSISLDKLAETLFVDWVIPFEIASIVLLIALVGAIVIGRTDKEEDETFPDIEPLLQIPFIGKKLPKSNESGGSGASKSSRSKRQRRRGVE; encoded by the coding sequence GTGACGCAATTGGCTTTTTATTTGGCTGCGGCAGTTACGCTGTTTTCAGCTATAGGAGTAGTAAGTGCCAGGAATGTGGTACATGCTGCTCTTTTCCTTTTACTTTCATTGGCAGGAGTTGCAGGCCTTTTTGTGTTGCTATATGCGGAATTCCTCGCACTGGTTCAAATATTGATTTACGGCGGTGCCGTAACTATCGTAATTTTATTTGCTCTAATGCTTACGAAGAATGAGGAGTTTGAGAACCAGTCAGACAATCGTAGGCGCCCATTTGCACTTGCAGCCGCATTAATTCTTTTCTTGTTTATGGCGTTTGCGTTTGTAACGGATGCAGAGAAATTTCAAAGTGAAAACTTGCAATCAATTAGCTTAGATAAGCTGGCAGAAACTCTTTTTGTCGATTGGGTGATTCCTTTTGAGATAGCCTCTATTGTCTTGCTGATTGCCTTGGTGGGAGCGATCGTTATTGGGCGGACAGATAAAGAGGAAGATGAAACTTTTCCGGATATAGAACCTCTACTGCAAATACCTTTTATAGGAAAGAAATTACCGAAATCTAATGAATCGGGTGGTTCTGGTGCTTCAAAATCCTCAAGATCTAAGAGGCAGAGACGTAGAGGTGTAGAGTGA
- a CDS encoding 4Fe-4S dicluster domain-containing protein — protein sequence MIASVKGLLTTLGWLFKRPVTAHYPEEHLQIQPRYMGFPALLTDQTAEEPFCTGCMVCVRECPTQCMKAVMYDNPQYAEGTSHRRKIIQEFEINLNRCILCGICVDVCSFDAIEMSYEHELASFARAGARANLETLLVQGRRYMDASNWSPANPEKNVAGVALKKKATSSAPMTLVKANPEKPAEDEN from the coding sequence ATGATAGCTAGTGTAAAAGGCCTTCTAACTACTTTGGGCTGGTTATTTAAACGGCCTGTGACAGCACATTACCCTGAAGAGCATTTGCAGATTCAACCTAGGTATATGGGTTTTCCCGCATTATTAACAGACCAAACGGCAGAAGAGCCATTCTGTACAGGCTGTATGGTATGCGTCCGTGAATGTCCTACTCAATGCATGAAAGCAGTGATGTATGACAACCCCCAATACGCTGAAGGAACTAGTCACAGAAGAAAAATAATTCAAGAATTTGAGATTAATTTAAATCGATGCATTCTTTGTGGTATTTGTGTAGATGTGTGCTCTTTTGATGCTATCGAAATGTCATACGAGCATGAATTGGCTAGCTTTGCGCGAGCCGGTGCTCGGGCTAACCTTGAAACCTTATTAGTGCAAGGACGTAGATATATGGATGCGAGCAACTGGTCCCCTGCGAACCCTGAAAAAAATGTTGCAGGAGTTGCGTTGAAGAAAAAAGCTACTAGTTCTGCACCCATGACGTTGGTAAAAGCTAATCCAGAAAAACCAGCGGAGGATGAGAACTAA
- the nuoH gene encoding NADH-quinone oxidoreductase subunit NuoH, which yields MPAQLLLFAIILGGFLAIISAFVISVNLLGDPSSQLTVFLILKIVIALFALLTMVTIFGISLVWLERKELGHLQGRVGPTRVGPLGLLQVVADGIKLVTKEDVAPDKSSKILFNVAPLLVFVPSFVVWITIPLSPGLVVRSLDLGLFFFIAISVLSIVGLVLAGWSSNSKYAILGGFRSAAQLVSYEIPIIMAVIVVVMMTDSMNFLAVVDAQAKVPYIVIQPLAFLVFLIAGLAEVGRTPFDIYFAESEVVGGPFVEYSGAHWAIFFLAEYVNTFVIAALGALLFLGGWNWPFSDLPMILALLVFVAKTYFLASIIFWIRATYPRLRIDQLMSFGWKVLIPLAFASIFATAVQIFYGWPVWTLTVMSLVLIAIPAIIQIRFQRKGTLAIARRYAERAVQVNAVQRIKEPSNDS from the coding sequence TTGCCTGCTCAATTATTGCTTTTCGCAATTATATTAGGTGGGTTCTTGGCGATCATCTCCGCTTTTGTAATAAGCGTTAACCTGTTAGGTGATCCCTCTAGTCAATTAACGGTATTTTTAATCCTGAAAATTGTAATTGCGCTATTTGCTCTCTTAACTATGGTTACAATATTTGGGATTTCATTAGTTTGGCTTGAAAGGAAAGAATTAGGGCACTTGCAAGGGAGAGTTGGCCCGACTCGTGTAGGGCCATTGGGCCTTTTGCAAGTCGTAGCTGATGGAATCAAACTTGTAACAAAGGAAGATGTTGCTCCAGATAAATCTTCAAAAATTTTGTTTAATGTTGCACCTTTGCTAGTTTTTGTCCCGAGCTTCGTTGTATGGATTACTATTCCACTTTCTCCTGGATTGGTTGTTAGGAGTTTGGACTTAGGTTTGTTTTTCTTTATTGCGATTTCAGTGTTAAGTATTGTGGGCTTGGTTTTAGCGGGGTGGAGCTCGAATAGTAAATATGCAATTTTGGGTGGGTTTAGATCTGCAGCTCAGCTAGTTAGCTACGAGATTCCGATCATTATGGCAGTTATTGTGGTGGTGATGATGACGGATTCAATGAATTTTTTGGCGGTAGTGGATGCTCAAGCAAAAGTGCCTTATATTGTGATTCAGCCCTTAGCTTTTTTGGTGTTTTTGATAGCAGGTTTGGCTGAAGTTGGGCGAACGCCATTTGACATTTACTTTGCTGAATCAGAAGTAGTGGGTGGTCCTTTTGTGGAATATAGCGGAGCGCATTGGGCTATTTTCTTCCTCGCAGAATACGTGAATACTTTTGTGATAGCAGCGCTTGGAGCATTATTGTTCCTTGGCGGCTGGAATTGGCCATTTTCAGACCTGCCAATGATCTTGGCTCTTCTAGTGTTTGTAGCGAAGACATATTTTCTTGCATCAATAATCTTTTGGATTAGGGCTACATATCCACGGCTTCGAATTGATCAATTAATGAGCTTTGGTTGGAAAGTTTTAATTCCTCTCGCCTTTGCAAGTATTTTCGCCACTGCGGTGCAAATTTTTTATGGATGGCCAGTGTGGACATTGACAGTGATGTCATTGGTGCTAATAGCGATACCTGCAATTATTCAAATACGCTTCCAGCGCAAGGGCACACTCGCTATTGCACGGAGGTATGCTGAGCGAGCAGTTCAGGTTAATGCTGTTCAGAGAATCAAGGAGCCATCGAATGATAGCTAG
- a CDS encoding NADH-quinone oxidoreductase subunit D, with translation MMLNMGPQHPATHGVFRMMLTVDGEKVIDVTPHIGYLHRGSEKLAENENYGQVITLFDRLDYVSNLNNELIFCRAVESLMAVDVPARAQYIRVILAELNRLASHLLFIGTYAIDLGAMTPIMYGFRERERIENLFESVTGARMMHNFIRIGGVKEDVPVDFMQRTREVLDRVEHGVAELDRLLTFNEVFLARTQGVGKIDAAMAISCGLTGPSLRASGVPYDVRKDDTYEIYRNLNYKVPIGENGDCWDRYYMRVLECNESIAMIRQCLEQIEKGPVIAEIRRIVRPPKGEVYVHGENPRGDIGVFLVSDGSDKPYRVKVRPPSFCNLVALRPMMKEAYIADAVSILGSLDIVLGEVDR, from the coding sequence ATGATGCTTAATATGGGTCCTCAGCACCCAGCGACGCACGGCGTTTTCCGGATGATGCTCACTGTGGATGGAGAGAAAGTGATAGACGTAACTCCCCATATCGGCTATTTACATAGGGGATCCGAGAAGCTCGCGGAAAACGAAAATTACGGTCAGGTTATAACGTTGTTTGATCGACTTGACTACGTTTCGAATTTAAATAATGAATTAATATTCTGTCGGGCGGTAGAGTCATTAATGGCTGTTGATGTTCCAGCCCGAGCGCAATATATCCGAGTAATCTTGGCTGAGTTGAATCGTCTAGCAAGTCATCTATTATTCATAGGTACATACGCTATCGATTTAGGGGCAATGACCCCAATAATGTATGGATTTCGAGAGCGTGAAAGGATTGAAAATTTATTCGAGTCGGTCACCGGAGCTCGGATGATGCATAACTTTATTCGAATAGGTGGCGTGAAAGAGGACGTTCCTGTCGATTTCATGCAGCGCACACGCGAGGTATTGGATAGAGTTGAGCATGGAGTGGCAGAGCTAGATAGGCTACTGACTTTCAATGAAGTTTTTCTTGCGCGAACCCAAGGGGTCGGAAAAATTGACGCCGCTATGGCGATTTCCTGTGGATTAACGGGCCCAAGCTTAAGGGCTAGTGGTGTTCCGTATGATGTAAGGAAAGATGATACGTATGAAATTTATAGGAACCTGAATTATAAGGTTCCTATCGGAGAGAACGGAGATTGCTGGGACCGGTATTATATGAGAGTTCTGGAATGCAATGAATCAATCGCAATGATACGCCAATGCCTTGAGCAAATAGAAAAAGGACCTGTAATTGCAGAAATACGTAGGATAGTGCGTCCTCCAAAGGGTGAAGTATACGTTCATGGTGAAAATCCTCGAGGGGATATCGGGGTGTTTTTGGTGAGTGACGGCAGTGATAAGCCGTATCGCGTAAAAGTGCGACCTCCTTCATTTTGCAACTTGGTAGCATTACGCCCAATGATGAAAGAGGCATACATTGCAGATGCTGTATCTATATTGGGTTCCTTAGATATTGTTCTAGGCGAGGTAGACAGATGA
- a CDS encoding NADH-quinone oxidoreductase subunit C: MTERPTDNQKLDESIVDLTAGKPSETAVDGLNPKGQEFSKIMDKALAGYKVTSGGRGDMPSVLIQKDDLTAIAGMCKKDLGMDMLHCLFAVDYEDYLEINYVLFSIQNDQKLLLKIHLPAEKPRVSTLEHLWISANWYERETRDLFGVEFDGSSDLSPLLLFDGFEGNPGLRSFPLHDYEEW, encoded by the coding sequence ATGACAGAACGTCCAACGGATAACCAAAAGCTTGATGAATCAATAGTTGATCTTACTGCTGGTAAGCCTTCAGAAACAGCAGTGGACGGCTTGAATCCAAAAGGGCAGGAGTTTTCCAAAATAATGGATAAGGCTTTGGCTGGATATAAAGTAACTTCAGGCGGCCGTGGTGATATGCCTAGTGTTCTTATCCAGAAAGATGATCTCACTGCTATTGCAGGTATGTGTAAAAAGGACCTTGGCATGGATATGCTGCATTGTCTTTTTGCCGTAGATTACGAGGACTATCTCGAGATCAATTACGTACTGTTTTCTATTCAGAACGACCAAAAATTACTTCTGAAAATTCATCTTCCTGCTGAAAAGCCACGTGTTAGTACGTTGGAACATTTGTGGATTTCAGCTAATTGGTATGAGCGTGAAACACGGGATTTGTTTGGGGTCGAATTTGATGGGAGCTCCGATCTTTCCCCCCTACTGCTATTTGATGGATTTGAAGGAAACCCTGGGTTAAGGAGTTTCCCTCTTCACGATTATGAGGAGTGGTAG
- a CDS encoding NADH-quinone oxidoreductase subunit B, with protein MKSAAPGVVTSTVDQLAALGRSNSLWTLTFGLACCAIEMISTHMAHHDLDRFGVVTWPSPRQSDVMIVAGTVVKKMAEPIKLLYEQMPDPKWVIAMGTCATSGGPYYRSYSVVMGVDHLVPVDVFIPGCPPRPEALMDGIMKLQEKIKFDAKNGYRSAPINLETATELENEAHDRTSNG; from the coding sequence TTGAAAAGTGCTGCACCTGGGGTGGTTACCTCGACGGTTGATCAATTAGCCGCGCTCGGCAGAAGCAATTCACTTTGGACATTGACCTTTGGGTTAGCTTGCTGTGCAATTGAAATGATTTCTACTCATATGGCTCATCATGATTTGGATAGGTTTGGCGTTGTCACATGGCCATCGCCTCGGCAATCCGACGTGATGATTGTTGCTGGGACGGTAGTTAAGAAAATGGCAGAGCCTATAAAGCTTCTTTATGAGCAAATGCCTGACCCCAAGTGGGTTATTGCAATGGGTACTTGCGCTACTAGCGGGGGACCATATTACCGCTCATATAGCGTAGTTATGGGTGTAGATCATTTGGTACCGGTTGACGTGTTTATACCGGGCTGCCCCCCAAGGCCAGAAGCTTTGATGGATGGAATTATGAAATTGCAAGAGAAAATTAAATTTGATGCTAAAAATGGGTATAGAAGCGCACCCATTAACCTTGAAACCGCTACTGAATTAGAGAACGAGGCGCATGACAGAACGTCCAACGGATAA
- a CDS encoding NADH-quinone oxidoreductase subunit A produces MSDGYVINWTVVVLAFLVGLGAMGLMLLASVLISPRRPSEKKGIAYESGILPTKLNWTQFNVRYYIFGILFLIFDVEAVFLFPWAIVFADKGIPSYVFYEMILFILILLLGVVYAWRKGVLRWR; encoded by the coding sequence ATGTCTGATGGTTATGTAATTAACTGGACAGTAGTTGTATTAGCTTTTCTTGTCGGGCTAGGCGCAATGGGACTTATGTTGCTTGCGTCTGTGTTAATTTCGCCCCGCCGCCCTTCGGAAAAGAAAGGTATAGCATACGAGTCAGGGATTCTTCCCACAAAATTGAATTGGACGCAATTCAATGTTCGCTACTATATTTTTGGAATCCTTTTTCTGATCTTCGATGTAGAGGCCGTGTTTCTATTCCCTTGGGCTATAGTTTTTGCTGACAAAGGGATTCCTTCGTACGTGTTTTATGAAATGATCCTTTTCATATTGATCTTACTTTTAGGAGTTGTTTATGCATGGCGGAAGGGAGTTTTACGTTGGCGATAG
- the trpB gene encoding tryptophan synthase subunit beta, with protein MTVLPDSNGRFGIFGGQYVPETLMSALHELTEAWLAAKVDEDFQAELTNLLCNYVGRPTPLHYAVRLTSLGGGPGIYLKREDLAHTGAHKINNALGQGLLAKRMGKSRIVAETGAGQHGVATATVCALLDLQCVVYMGEEDIRRQAPNVYRMKMLGAEVRPVTSGTRTLKEAVSETIRDWVTNVEDTHYIIGSAVGPHPYPMMVRDLQRVIGKESRTQVLTTLGKLPDAVVACVGGGSNSIGQFYEFIPDESVRLIGVEAAGHGVDTNMHAASIGGGRLGVLHGSMSYIVQNDDGQIEDTHSISAGLDYPGVGPEHAWLRDSGRAEYVNVTDTDAIEAFKLICKYEGIIPALESSHAVAYVINTLAPSLRSDQNVLICLSGRGDKDLDTIMNVKS; from the coding sequence ATGACCGTTTTGCCGGATAGCAATGGACGATTCGGTATATTTGGAGGGCAGTATGTTCCCGAAACTTTGATGTCTGCGCTTCATGAATTGACGGAAGCATGGCTTGCAGCCAAAGTCGATGAAGATTTTCAAGCTGAACTGACCAATCTTCTTTGTAATTACGTAGGACGTCCAACTCCTCTGCACTATGCCGTTCGACTAACTTCATTGGGAGGGGGCCCGGGTATTTATTTAAAGCGAGAGGACCTTGCGCATACCGGAGCTCATAAAATCAATAATGCGTTAGGGCAAGGTCTACTTGCAAAGCGCATGGGCAAGAGTCGTATAGTTGCTGAAACTGGTGCCGGACAGCATGGGGTTGCAACGGCAACCGTATGTGCGCTTCTAGATCTGCAATGCGTTGTTTACATGGGAGAAGAGGATATTCGCAGGCAAGCACCTAACGTATACAGGATGAAAATGCTAGGTGCAGAAGTTCGTCCCGTAACCTCAGGAACACGTACATTAAAAGAAGCGGTAAGTGAAACCATTAGAGACTGGGTAACTAACGTAGAAGATACTCATTACATTATTGGGAGCGCTGTAGGACCGCATCCGTATCCTATGATGGTAAGAGACTTACAGCGCGTGATTGGTAAGGAATCGAGGACGCAGGTTTTGACGACATTAGGCAAGCTTCCAGATGCTGTTGTTGCGTGCGTCGGTGGAGGTTCTAACTCAATTGGGCAATTTTACGAATTTATACCCGATGAGTCTGTAAGATTAATAGGCGTTGAAGCTGCAGGACATGGAGTCGATACCAATATGCATGCCGCTTCAATTGGAGGGGGCAGGTTAGGTGTATTACATGGCTCAATGTCATACATTGTTCAGAATGACGATGGGCAAATAGAGGATACGCACAGTATTTCTGCAGGCCTTGATTACCCTGGGGTTGGACCTGAGCATGCGTGGCTTCGAGATTCGGGTCGTGCTGAATACGTAAATGTTACGGATACCGATGCCATAGAGGCGTTTAAATTGATTTGTAAATACGAAGGCATAATCCCGGCCTTAGAATCTTCCCATGCTGTTGCGTATGTAATTAATACCCTCGCTCCTAGTCTTCGATCAGATCAAAACGTGCTGATTTGCTTGAGTGGACGAGGAGATAAAGATCTCGATACGATCATGAACGTTAAATCATAA
- a CDS encoding phosphoribosylanthranilate isomerase, with product MTHLKICGFRTSEHILTAIEAGADSIGLVFVEGVARSLNVVEAGAVLKEVRSKSKDLPEFVGLFADQPFEQVNEYIEMLKLDAVQLCGNESMDYCSHISIPIYKVITVDPLVPIAAQMPRIMLMQQRHALAGHKIIIDTKVSGEFGGTGQSFDWDLAADLANSFEMTLAGGVSIDNIGQALDQVRPWGVDTSSGVETDGQKDHAKIIDFAAVVRGRDLAKKGNSLFRFFRRT from the coding sequence GTGACACACTTGAAGATCTGCGGGTTTCGAACGAGTGAGCATATCCTAACTGCTATAGAGGCAGGCGCTGACTCAATAGGCCTTGTATTTGTTGAAGGCGTGGCTCGTAGCTTAAATGTTGTGGAGGCTGGGGCAGTATTGAAAGAAGTCAGAAGCAAGTCCAAGGACTTACCGGAGTTTGTTGGATTATTTGCAGACCAGCCCTTTGAACAAGTTAATGAATATATAGAGATGCTTAAGCTTGACGCTGTTCAACTCTGTGGGAATGAAAGTATGGACTACTGCTCTCATATAAGCATTCCTATATATAAAGTAATCACTGTGGATCCCTTGGTTCCTATAGCTGCTCAAATGCCGAGAATTATGCTTATGCAGCAAAGGCATGCGCTTGCTGGACATAAAATCATAATTGATACGAAAGTTTCAGGTGAATTTGGCGGTACTGGCCAAAGCTTTGATTGGGATCTAGCTGCAGATTTAGCCAACTCTTTTGAAATGACTCTTGCAGGGGGGGTGTCGATAGACAATATCGGGCAGGCTTTGGATCAAGTGCGCCCGTGGGGAGTCGATACTTCCAGCGGAGTTGAAACTGATGGCCAGAAAGATCATGCCAAAATCATAGATTTTGCTGCAGTAGTAAGAGGCAGGGACCTTGCGAAGAAGGGTAATAGCCTATTTAGGTTTTTTAGGAGAACGTAA
- the trpC gene encoding indole-3-glycerol phosphate synthase TrpC, whose translation MAEDTFLQKILSSKRKEIVSHQETIPLTELEAQVKTTPFPFNLSGALMGEKVRLIAEVKKASPSKGLLATKYDPALLASTYCENGAAAVSVLTETDFFQGSLAHLRQVKASTEKHRTPILRKDFLLDPYQLFEARANGADAALLIVAALDETLLGEMLSVAKSIWLQCVVEVHNYAELEIALKYGAEIIGINNRDLKTFEVNTNLAIELRPYIPAGKIIIAESGINSSADVSPLKKQGINAILVGEALMKADNIALKVQELSGV comes from the coding sequence ATGGCTGAAGATACTTTCCTGCAAAAAATTCTTTCTTCTAAGCGGAAAGAAATTGTAAGTCATCAAGAGACAATTCCATTGACGGAACTTGAGGCACAAGTTAAGACAACGCCTTTTCCTTTTAATTTAAGTGGAGCGTTAATGGGTGAAAAAGTGAGGCTTATTGCGGAAGTTAAAAAGGCTTCACCGTCTAAAGGTTTGCTTGCAACAAAATATGATCCTGCGTTGTTAGCCTCAACGTATTGCGAAAATGGAGCGGCTGCAGTTTCAGTTCTGACTGAAACTGACTTTTTCCAAGGGAGTCTCGCCCACTTGAGGCAGGTAAAGGCAAGTACAGAGAAGCATAGAACTCCGATACTAAGGAAAGATTTTTTACTGGACCCATATCAGCTGTTTGAAGCACGAGCAAATGGAGCCGACGCGGCATTATTGATCGTTGCCGCACTTGATGAAACTTTATTGGGCGAAATGCTTTCGGTTGCAAAAAGTATTTGGTTACAGTGCGTGGTAGAAGTACATAATTATGCGGAATTAGAGATTGCATTAAAATATGGGGCAGAAATAATTGGAATTAACAATAGGGATCTCAAAACATTTGAGGTTAATACTAACCTCGCAATAGAATTACGACCTTATATTCCCGCAGGGAAAATAATTATTGCTGAAAGTGGAATTAATTCCTCTGCTGACGTAAGCCCCTTAAAGAAACAAGGGATTAATGCAATTCTTGTTGGCGAGGCATTAATGAAGGCGGATAATATAGCTTTGAAGGTTCAAGAATTGTCAGGAGTGTAA
- the trpD gene encoding anthranilate phosphoribosyltransferase, which produces MIKDAINLLIQGKALTEKEASDAAEAIMSGEATPTQIAGFLVALRLKGESVQEILGMTKVMREKSLKVNIVGEVIDIVGTGGDGLNTFNISTASAFVTAAAGIKVAKHGNRAASGRMGAADILESKGTKLELSPGAVARCIDEIGIGFMFAPTFHPAMRFAGPPRRELGIRTIFNFLGPLTNPAGAQYQVLGVAQPKDASYDVAEALANVLADLGTKSTWVVRGDDGLDELTTTGFSQVWEVKQGNVRHFRIDPTELGLQLADLAQLQIETTEDGVEKFDVSLSSSDSPERDIVLLNSAAALFTSGKVESLKSGVELSRDVVNSGEAMNKVAELAEFTQRLDKDG; this is translated from the coding sequence ATGATTAAGGATGCAATTAATTTACTAATTCAAGGAAAGGCACTTACTGAAAAAGAGGCTTCAGATGCCGCTGAAGCCATTATGTCTGGAGAAGCGACGCCAACTCAAATTGCAGGATTTTTGGTCGCGCTGCGGCTTAAAGGCGAATCGGTTCAAGAAATTTTGGGCATGACTAAAGTAATGCGTGAAAAATCTTTAAAAGTGAATATTGTCGGCGAAGTAATAGATATTGTAGGCACCGGTGGTGATGGATTAAACACTTTTAACATTTCGACTGCTTCTGCTTTTGTTACCGCTGCGGCAGGTATCAAAGTAGCTAAGCATGGAAATAGGGCTGCCTCGGGAAGAATGGGGGCAGCAGACATTTTAGAAAGCAAAGGAACAAAACTGGAATTATCGCCTGGTGCAGTTGCTAGATGTATTGACGAGATTGGCATCGGGTTCATGTTTGCTCCAACCTTTCATCCAGCTATGCGTTTCGCTGGGCCGCCTCGTCGTGAACTTGGTATTAGGACTATTTTTAATTTTCTTGGCCCATTAACTAACCCCGCAGGGGCACAATATCAAGTATTGGGTGTTGCCCAGCCTAAGGATGCTAGCTATGACGTTGCCGAAGCTCTTGCCAACGTTTTAGCGGACCTAGGTACCAAGTCTACTTGGGTAGTAAGAGGAGATGATGGTTTGGATGAGCTCACTACTACCGGTTTTTCTCAGGTATGGGAGGTAAAGCAAGGAAACGTGAGGCATTTTAGGATTGATCCCACAGAATTAGGTCTTCAATTGGCTGATCTTGCACAATTACAAATTGAGACTACTGAGGATGGGGTTGAAAAATTTGACGTGTCACTCTCATCTAGTGACTCTCCGGAGCGAGACATAGTTCTCCTAAACTCGGCAGCTGCCTTGTTTACTTCTGGGAAAGTTGAAAGCCTAAAATCAGGGGTAGAGCTTTCACGAGATGTTGTCAACTCTGGAGAAGCTATGAATAAAGTTGCTGAACTTGCAGAGTTCACTCAGAGGCTTGATAAGGATGGCTGA
- a CDS encoding aminodeoxychorismate/anthranilate synthase component II, with protein MLLIIDNYDSFTYNLYQFFGELGSDIRVIRNDDLMVKDIKSLSPEKIVISPGPCTPSEAGISTELITQIGQYVPILGVCLGHQCIASAYGAKISNAGEIIHGKTSKISHDGKGVFAGIPNEFKAIRYHSLAVQKDTLPSVLSVTATSESGVIMGIRHNQLKVEGIQFHPESIITEYGKKLLQNFLEINVDG; from the coding sequence GTGCTACTGATAATCGATAATTATGATAGCTTCACCTATAATTTATACCAATTTTTTGGCGAACTTGGTTCAGATATTCGGGTGATTCGGAATGACGATTTAATGGTAAAAGACATTAAGTCCCTTTCGCCTGAAAAAATAGTAATATCACCGGGCCCCTGTACTCCGAGTGAAGCGGGGATCTCAACAGAATTAATTACTCAAATTGGTCAATATGTACCAATTTTGGGTGTTTGTTTGGGCCACCAGTGCATCGCAAGTGCATATGGCGCCAAAATTAGTAATGCAGGTGAAATAATCCACGGAAAAACCAGTAAAATATCCCATGATGGGAAAGGGGTTTTTGCAGGGATACCGAATGAATTTAAAGCGATACGCTATCATTCGCTTGCTGTTCAAAAAGACACGCTTCCTTCTGTTTTGTCTGTCACTGCGACCTCTGAATCAGGTGTGATAATGGGGATCCGCCATAATCAATTAAAGGTTGAAGGTATTCAATTTCATCCGGAATCAATCATTACCGAGTACGGGAAGAAATTATTGCAGAACTTTCTTGAAATTAACGTTGATGGCTAA